The following nucleotide sequence is from Acidovorax radicis.
CCGCTGCAAGGGATGAAGGGGTGGGCATGGGCGCGTGCTTGGCGTCAAAGGGTATGGCGACAAATCATCGGTCTGCTGGAGCAGGAACGGGCCAAGCAAGCATATCTTCTTCAACTGCGCAGGCGGGTGCGCCCCGCAACAGCCATCGCTGTCACCGCCCGCAAGCACTCCAGCAACAACCCCGTCGTCGGCGTCACCCGCTACCCGCGCAGCGTGATCAGGCCCACGGGCGGCAAATCCACCGGTACAGCTCCGCTTGAGCACAACCACCACGCCCCGCTGCGCAAAATGAGCGGCCACGCTGCGTGCCGTGAAATGCATGGTGTTGCACCCCAATGATTTCAAAAAAATCGAGCGCTAACGACCATCCATAAATCGTTAGCAGCTATCAAAAAGTGAGTAAACAGCGAGAATAGCCTGATCGGCATTCCGCAAGGCAACGCACAAAACAAAAAGGCTCCTGGAACCCAGGAGCCTTTTTGCATGGGGCGATGCAGCCAGCCGAAATCAGCTGCCCGCCACCTTCATTCGATTGATCAGGATGGAACCCACCGTCTTGGCACCATAGTTGTAGGCATCGGCGCCCACGGCCTCGATGCCCTTGAGCATGGTTTTCATGTTGCCGGCGATAGTGATCTCGTGCACGGGGAAGGCAATGCGGCCGTTTTCTACCCAAAAACCACTGGCGCCACGCGAGTAGTCGCCAGTCACGTAGTTGGTTCCCTGGCCCATCAACTCGGTCACAAACAAGCCCGTGCCCAGCTTCTTCAGCATGGCGTCCAGATCGTCGCTGGCCTGCGTCAGGCGCGATGTCATGGTCAGGTTGTGCGAGCCGCCCGCATTGCCCGTGGTTTTCATGCCCAGCTTGCGGGCCGAGTAGCTGCTGAGGAAGTAGCCCTGCACCCGCCCGCCCTGCACCACCTTGCGCGGAGCCACCCGCACGCCTTCTTCATCAAACGGCGAACTGCCCTTGCCACGCAGCAAAAACGGATCCTCCAGGATGTCGATGTGTTTGGGGAACACCATCTTGCCCAGCGAGTCGAGCAGGAAGCTGCTTTTGCGATAAAGCGCCCCGCCGCTCACAGCCTGCACAAAGCTGCCCAGCAGGCCGGCAGCCAGCGTGGACTCGAACAGCACCGGGCATTGGGTGGTGGGGATCTTGCGGCTGCCCAGGCGGCTCAGGGCGCGCTGCGCGGCATAGCGGCCCACCGCCTCGGGCGATGCCAGCTCAGCCGCGTCGCGCATCGAGCTATACCAGGCATCGCGCTGCATTTCTGCATTCTTGCCGGGCAACGACGCAATCGGCGAGACCGAAAAGCTGTGGCGCGAGCTGGCATAACCGCCGCGAAAGCCGCGCGTGTGGGCGCTGAAAAAATGGCTTTGCTGGGCCGACACGCCCGCGCCTTCGCTGTTGGTAATGCGGCGGCTGGTTTTGAGGGCAGCGGCTTCGCAGGCCATGGCCAGGCGGGCGGCGGCCTCGCTGTCGATCGACCACGGATGGAACAGGTCGAGGTCGCGGTGGGTGCTGGCGGGCGCGATATCGTCGGCATCGGGCAGGCCCGCCATGGGGTCTTCGGCGGTGAAACGGGCAATGTCGTAGGCCGCCTGCACGGTCTGCTCGATGGCTTTGGTCGAAAAATCAGAGGTGCTGGCGTTGCCACGGCGATGACCGATATACACCGTGACACCCAGCGACTTGTCGCGGTTGCGCTCCACGTTTTCCAGCTCGCCCTTGCGCACGCTGACCGACAGGCCACAGCCTTCGGAGGCCTCGGCGCCAGCGTCGGTGGCACCCAGCTTTTTAGCGTGCGCCAGCGCGCGGTCCACCAGCTCTTCAAAAAATGGCCGGCTGTAGCTGAAGCCACTGTCGGGGGTGGAGGAAGCGGCAGAGGCCTGCGTGGGCGCCGGCGCGCGTCGAGCGTGGGGTGCGCTGGGGGCGCGGACAGCCTTGGGGGCGCGTGGGGAGGGTGTGTTCATAGCGGCAGCTATGATACTTGCCGCTGTGGCACCGCCCTGTTGCCGTCTTCTGTGCCCCTAATTTTTGTCCCCCACCCATGTCACGCAAACCCAAAAAAGGCTACTTTGTGCGAGGCCAGTTCGTTGCCGAAGGCAGCGAAATGGACCTTCAGCTCAAAGCCGAACTCAAAGGCACGCCCGATGCCAGCCGCACGGATCTCAAACGCGAAAGCGACGAACTGCAAGACCTGGGCAAGGACCTGCTGGGCCTGCGCCCGGATCTGTTCGACGCAGTGGGCCTGCCCGACAAGCTGGTGGATGCCATCGCCGAGGCCAAACGCATCACCAACTTCGAGGGCAAGCGCCGCCAGATGCAATACGTGGGCAAACTCATGCGCAAGCTGGAGCCCGCGCTCGTGCTGGCCGCTCGCCAGGCCCTGGAAGAACAACACAAAGGATCAGCCACCGAGAAGCTGCAACTGCACCTGGCCGAACAGTGGCGTGACCGCCTGATTGCCGACGACAACGCGCTGGCACCGTGGATGGCGGAACACCCCGACACCGATACGCAGCAACTGCGTGCCCTGGTCCGCCAGGCCCGCAAGGATGCGCAGCCTGCGGGCAAAGAAGCCAATGTCCAGGTCTCGCAAGGCCTGGCGCCCCGCAAGGGCCGTGCGTACCGCGAGCTGTTCCAGCTGGTGCGCGAGCACCTGGGCGGCACCGGCACGGCAGACGCAAGCGACACAGACGAGGACAACGACGATGAGTGAAACCCTCCACGACGCCGTCAAGATCGGCATCGTCTCCATCAGCGACCGTGCCAGCAGCGGCGTGTATGAAGACAAGGGCTTGCCAGCCTTGCAGGACTGGCTCACGCGTGCGCTGCACAACCCCATCACCTTCGAGTCGCGCCTGATCCCCGACGAGCAGGATGGCATCAGCGCCACGTTGATCGAACTGGTCAACGCGGGCTGCAGCCTGGTGTTGACGACTGGCGGCACCGGCCCCGCCCTGCGCGACGTGACGCCCGAGGCCACACTGGCTGTGGCACACAAGGAGATGCCAGGCTTTGGCGAGCAGATGCGCCAGATCAGCCTGAAGTTCGTGCCCACCGCGATCCTGTCGCGCCAGGTGGCGGTGGTCCGTGACCAGAGCCTCATCATCAACCTGCCCGGTCAGCCGAAGGCCATTGCCGAGACGCTGGAAGGCTTGAAGGATGCGGAGAGCAAACAGCTTGTGCCGGGCATCTTTGCGGCTGTACCGTACTGCATCGACTTGATTGGCGGGCCGTACCTGGAAACGCACGACGACGTGTGCAAGGCGTTCCGGCCCAAAAATGCCGTGCGGACTGCCCAGCAGTAGCACCCCGTTTCCATGCCCCTGGGCGATAAGATCGCGCCAAACAAACTATGGGTGGAGGGTTGCGTGATCTATATCGTTCAGCTTCTTGCGGTGGCCTGCCTAGTGTGGATGCTGTGGCAAAACCGGCAACAGAAGAAACTGCAGGATGCGTTGGTGAAGCCATTGAAAGGCAAGCGGTTTTGGCGCATCCATCTGGCAAAGCCCAGCTACCACACCAGCTTCTGGCGTTTTTCGTCCGTCGAGGCCACAGGTGCTCTCATCGACGAGGACGACAAAATCCACTTTCTGGGATTTCGGCTCAACAATAAAAAGAGCGTCGATATCGTCCTGAACAAAAGCGATGTCACGATCCACTGGCTGGGTCGCCAGATGTCCAAAGGACCTTTCTACTGGGCCGAATGCGCCAGCCCGCAAGGGAGCCTGCTCTTTTGCGCCGACAGCAGGAACGTCATGCAGTCTCGTGAAATGCTGCGCGACATCCTGAACAGCGCCTTCCCCGCGTTGGAGTTCGACGAAGCCGCTACCGCCGATTTCGCGCTGGAGAAAAACCCTCGCAGCGTCGCTACGATGGTGACCTTCTTCGGTCTGTTCTTCTTCAGCATGATCGACTCCTTCGTTATCAGCCGCTACGAGCTGACCGACTCTCAGATCGTCTCGCTGATCTTCAACCCCCTGGTGATGGCCACCACGCTGCTCGCCGTGAGCGCCTTGGGATTCCTGACCTTCCAATGGCTGCGCCGTGGTGGCGTCCCTTCCATGGAGTCGTGGGGGCTGGTCGCGCTGTTGGCCGCAACCTGCCTGGGTGCAGCCTTGCCCGGGGCCAAACGCGTGGACCAATGGCTGGCCGATGCGCCTTCGCAGGAGTACCGTTACCGCATAGTAGAAATTGCCCGGCTAGAACCCGTTGCCCCCCGCCGGGGGCTACCCGTGATGCGGTTTCCACGCGGCAAGGACTACTGGGAGCAGTTCCCGGTGGGCAGCGAATATTCCATCCCGTTCTTGCAGGGGCCACTGGGCCTGTGGCAGCTGGATCACGAACTGTTCGACCCACCGTTGCGCAAGTTCTACGAAGAAAAAGGCTAACCGCCAGCGAAAGCAGGGGAGACGGTCACCTACTTGCCCACCAACTCGTTGAACTTGCCCGCCTCGAACTGCTCCTTGAGCGCAGCATCACAGGGCACACAGTCCTTGTTCTGAGCGTTGTTCGCCGACAGTTTCTCGATGGCCTGCCACAGCAGCGCGATCTGATGCTCTTGCGATGATGCGTTGTCGATCAGCCCGCGCATGGCCTGCGACAGCGGGTCGTCCTCTTGCGTGATGCCATAGGCCGTGAATTTGCGTGCCTGTTGCGGCTCGGTCACGTCGGCGCTTTCACCGGCTTTGGATGGAATGATGCGCGCCGGAATACCCACCGCCGTGGCGCCTGGGGGCACCGGCTTGATGACTACGGCGTTGCTGCCGATCTTGGCACCATCGCCCACCTCAAAGCCGCCGAGCACCTTGGCGCCCGCGCTCACCACCACATCCTTGCCCAGCGTCGGATGGCGTTTGGCGCCCTTGTAGAGCGAGGTGCCGCCGAGGGTCACCCCTTGGTAGATGGTGCAACCATCTCCGATCTCTGCCGTCTCACCCACGACCACGCCCATGGCGTGATCGAAGAACACGCGCTCGCCGATCTTGGCGCCGGGATGGATCTCGATGCCGGTGAACCAGCGCGCAAAGTGCGAAATGAAACGCCCGAGCCACTTGAGGCCGTTGTGCCAGCACCAGTAGGCAGGCCGGTGCAGCCAGATCGCGTGCAAGCCCGGATAACAGGTGATCACCTCCCACGTGCTGCGCGCGGCAGGATCGCGGTCGAGGATGCACTGGATATCGGAGCGCAGGCGGGCGAACATGGTTGTTATGGTTATGTGTTTATGGGCTGCACAGTCTATCGTTTCGCCTGCGCGGTCTCGATCATGGCCTTGGCGACACCTCGCAGGATGTGGATTTCCTCAGGGCTCAACTGCGCGCGGTTGAAAAGTTGGTTAAGGCGGGGCATGAGCTTCTTGGGCGCGGCAGGGTCCAGAAAGCCGATCTGCGTGAGCGCGTGCTCCCAATGGGTCAACATCCCCGCCACCTGCGCCGCATCGGCCTGTACACGGGCGGGGGTTGCGTCCTGCACCGCAAAGCCGCCCAGCGCCTGGCGCCAGTCATAGGCAATGACCTGAATGGCAGCGCCCAGATTGAGGGACCCAAAATGCGGATTGGTGGGAATGGAGAGCGCCGCATGGCAACGGTACACATCGTCGTTGGTCATGCCGAACCGCTCCGAGCCAAACAAAAACGCCACCCCCGTGTTCCCCGCGGAGGGTTGCGCGGGCTCTGCCGCATCACCTTCTTTGGCATTTTCGGCCTGCAGGGGAGCAACAGCCTGCGCCAGGCGCTCTTTTTTTAATAGCATCTCGAAGTGCGCGCGGGGCTCCACGGTGGGCGGGCCAAAGTCGCGCGGGGTCATGGCCGTGGCGCACAGGTGGCTCATGCCGTCCAGGGCCTCGTCGAGCGTGGCGACGATGCGGGCGTTTTCCAGCACGTCAAGGGCACCACTCGCACGCTGGATGGTTTCTTCGCGCCGCAGCACGTTGGGCCAGCGCGGCGCCACCAGCACCAGGTCGTCAAAACCCATGGTTTTCATGGCGCGGGCGGCGGCGCCCACATTGCCGGCGTGGCTGGTGTTGATCAGGACGAAACGGGTCTTCATGGGCTGGGCAAGGAGGCGGTTAGGTGAAAAACGGGCACTGCAGGTAAAATCTTGCCCTCATTGTCGCCGCCCGCATCGCCGGGTCGGGCCGAACCCGCTCCTGATTCGCATGGCGCCCGCTTTTGTGGCGCCCTGCTCACCACCACAATTTATGTCGTCCAACCTGCACCCCATGCTTAACGTGGCCATCAAGGCCGCACGCGCCGCCGGCGCCATCATCAACCGCGCGGCCCTTGACGTGGAATCGGTGCGGATCTCGCAAAAGCAGATCAACGACTTTGTGACCGAAGTGGACCACGCGTCCGAGAAAATCATCATCGAGACGCTGCTGACGGCCTACCCCGGCCACGGCATCCTGGCCGAAGAGTCGGGTAAGGAATTTGGCGCCAAGGATTCAGAGTTTGTCTGGATCATCGACCCGCTGGACGGCACCACCAACTTCATCCACGGCTTCCCCGTATATTGCGTGAGCATTGCCCTGGCCGTGAAAGGCAAAGTCGAGCAGGCCGTGGTGTACGACCCCACACGCAATGACCTGTTCACCGCCACCAAAGGCCGTGGCGCCTATGTGAACGAGCGCCGCATTCGCGTGAGCAAGCGCACCCAGCTCAAGGACTGCCTGATCTCCACGGGCTTCCCGTTCCGCCCGGGCGACAACTTCAAGAGCTACCTGAACATGATGAGCGACGTGATCCAGCGCACGGCTGGCCTGCGCCGCCCCGGCGCCGCCGCGTTGGATCTGGCCTATGTGGCAGCGGGCTTCACCGATGGATTCTTTGAAACCGGCCTGTCGATCTGGGACGTGGCCGCAGGCTCGCTGCTGGTGACCGAGGCCGGTGGCCTGGTGGGCAACTTCACGGGCGAGGCCGACTTTCTGGAGCAGCGCGAATGCCTGGCCGGCAATCCACGCATCTATGGCCAGCTGGTGCCGATTCTGGGCAAGTACAGCAAGTTTGCGAGCGCTGGCGACAAGGCCGCCGTGCGCCAGGCAGAGGCCGCTGATGCCCCCGCAGGCGATCCAGCCGCCGATGCCGATGCCCCGGCGGCTACCGCCGATGCCGCCAAAGGCGAAGACGCGCCACTCTGACGCCTTTTTGCCACGCGCCCACCCACGGGTGGGTGCTGTTCAGCCTGGATCCGGGTATTTCTGGGCAATGCTGCGGAAGTCCTCCGCAATGTCCACAAACGCGTCCACCATGTCCGGGTCAAAGTGTGTGCCCTTGCCCCGCACGATGGTGCCAGCCGCCTGGTCGTGTGAGAACGCGGGTTTGTAGACCCGCTTGCTGATGAGGGCGTCATACACGTCCGCCACGGCCATCAGCCGCGCCGAAACAGGGATGGCATCGCCCTGGAGCCCCTGGGGATAACCAGACCCATCCCACTTCTCCTGGTGGCTGTACGCGATCTCCTTGGATACGCTCAAGAACGCCACACGCATACCAAGGCGCCGCTCTGCCTCGTCGATGGCATTGCGGCCCAGCGTGGTGTGGGTTTTCATGACCTCGAACTCTTCGACGGTGAGCTTGCCCGGCTTGAGCAGGATCCGGTCGGGAATGCCGATCTTGCCGATGTCGTGCAGGGGCGCCGACTTGTAGAGCAGTTCGATCATGCGGTCGTTCAGCACCTGTTCAAAACGCGGGTGATGGCGCAGCCGCTCGGCCAGCGTCTTCACATACAGCTGGGTGCGCCGGATGTGGTTGCCCGTCTCGTTGTCGCGCGTCTCGGCCAGTGAGGTCATGGCCATGATGGTGACGTCCTGTATGGCCTGCACCTCCAGCGTGCGCAGAGCCACTTCACGCTCCAGATAAGCACTTTTGTCGCGCAGAAAATCGGCGGTGGCCTTGAGCGCCAGGTGGGTGTTGACCCGCGCCAGCAAGATGGGAGGGCTGATGGGCTTGGTGATGTAGTCCACCGCCCCCAGAGCCAGCCCGTTGCGCTCGTCGTCCGTGTCGGAGCGTGCCGTCAGGAAGATCACCGGGATGTCGCGCGTGGCGGCACTGGCCTTCAGGCGCCGACAGACCTCGTAGCCATCCATCTGCGGCATCATGATGTCCAACAGGATCAGGTCGGGCGGCGTGTCGGACTGGGCAATCTTGAGCGCTTTTTCCCCATGGTTGGCCACCTTCACCACAAAGTGCTCACGCAGCAGGCTGCCCATCAAGGTCAGGTTTTCGGGGGTGTCATCCACCACCAGGACCGTGGCAATCGGCTTGTCAACGAGTGTCGCCGGGCTGGAGGCAAAAGGCGCGTTGTCCATGAAAAGTGTCCTGCGTGTTGAACCGTGAAAGAGGCGTGGCGGCGTGGGAGAAAAACCTATTTAAGGGCCGGACACGGTCGCCATGGCGTCCAGTGCCTTTTCGAAATCAAAATTCAGCGTGTGCATCTCCACCAAGTGGAAGGCGCCTCCCAGTGCCGCCTTCAGCACGATGCCATTGTGTTGGAAAAACTCCGGCGCCGCAGGGTCATCGCGCCCGAGCAGGCTGCGCAAATGCTCCAGGGCCTGGGCGACCGTGTCGCTGTCCACCGGCGCGTCTTCAGCGCTTACGCCCATGGTGTTCTGCTGCGCCGTGTTCAATGCGCTCCAGTCGTGCAGGGCATGGAGCACCGGCTGCAGCACCGCACGCACATCGCCCAGCAAATGAACCACGGCCTCGTTACCCCGCCTAAAACGCAAGGCATGCTCCAGAGCCTGGGCACGGTCCGACACCGCTTGGGCACCGATGTTGGCGGCTACCGACCGCAGCGTGTGCGCCAGGCGCTCGGCCAGGTGCGTATTGTTCGCAGACAGCGCCTGTTGCAGCTCTGCCAGAACCGTCTCCTGTCCCATGGAGAAACGGCGCAACAGCTCGACATAGAGGTCCGGTTTGCCCAACGCTCGGCGCAGACCCAGCCCGGTGTCCAGCCCTTCCACGGTTGGCAAGTCAATATGCGCAACGGTGCCGCCAACGGCCGCCTTGAGCGGCGGGCTTACCGGCGCCTGGGCGCCTGCAGGCCCGACGGGTGCAGTGGGTGGCTGCAAGGCGCCGCCCAGCCCCGGACGCGGCCTGATCCACCGCCCCAGGGCCGCCCACAAAAGCCGTGGCTCGATGGGTTTGGCCACGTGGTCATTCATGCCCGCCGCAAAGCAGCGCTGGCGATCGGCGTCCATGGCGTTCGCCGTCATGGCGATGATGGGCAGCAGTGCGTTCAACGGGTTGTTGCGCAGGATGCGGGTGGCAGTTTCTCCGTCCATGATGGGCATCTGCATGTCCATCAGCACGGCGTCATATCGCTTGCGTTCGATGCGATCCACCGCTATCTGCCCGTTTTCAGCCACATCCACGGCAAAACCGGCATCCAGCAACAACTCCATGGCCACCATCTGGTTGAGCTCGTTGTCCTCAACCAAAAGCACACTCGCACCGCGTATCTCCGGCGACAATTCGTCAGGCGCGGGCGCCGCAGTGGGCACGCGGCGGTCCACGTCAATGGCGTGCTCCAGCGGCTGCATGAGCGTGTCGAACAAGACCGAAGCATTGACGGGCTTGATCAGCACCGTCTCGATCCCCTGGGCCCGGGCGGCGCGCATGACATCTTCACGGCCATAGGCGGTGACCATGAGCATCTGCGGCACTTTCGCCATGCCCAGGCTGCGGATATGCCCGGCCAGCTCGACACCGTCCATTCCCGGCATGTGCCAGTCAAGCAACAGCAAACCAAAAGGCCGCTGCCGGGCCATGGAATCACGCAACGTATCGAGCGCCTCCAGGCCCGAATGCACCTGGTCCACCTCAAACCCCATGGCAAGGAGTATGTCTGACAACACGGTGGCTGCCGTATGGTTGTCGTCCACCACCAGAACACGGCTGCCGCGCAAGTCGGGCGGCGGCAACAAGGCCCGCGCGGGGGCACCACGCTCCAGCGGCACGCTCACCCAAAACGTCGATCCCTTGCCAAATTGGCTCTCCACACCCACTTCGCCCCCCATCAACTCGGCCAGGCTCTTGCAAATAGCCAGCCCCAGGCCCGTGCCGCCGTAACGGCGTGTCGTGGACGTGTCGGCCTGCTGAAAGCTCTGGAACAAACGGCCCTTCTGCTCGTCGGTCAAGCCAATGCCGGTGTCGCGCACCTTAAAGCGCAGCGTCACCAGATCGCCCGCAGCATGCAGTAGCCGCACCGCGATGCTGATCTCGCCCGAGTCGGTGAACTTGATGGCGTTGTTGGCGTAGTTGATGAGAATCTGTCCCAGGCGCAGGGCATCCCCGACCAGGTTGGGCGGCACGTCTGCGGCCACGTCACACACCAGCTCCAGGCCTTTGGTCCCGGCCTTGTAGCCGACAACATCCGACACACTTTCAAGCATGCGGTCGAGCAGAAAAGGCTGCCGCTCCACCACCAGCTTGCCGGCCTCGATTTTGGAAAAATCCAGGATGTCGTTGATGACCCCCAAAAGGTGTTGTCCCGCTTGCTGGATCTTGCTGACGTAATCGTGCTGGCGCGGACTGAGTCCCGACTTGAGCGCCAGGTGCGACATCCCGATGATGGCGTTCATGGGCGTGCGGATTTCATGGCTCATATTGGCCAGGAAATTGGACTTGAGCGCGGTGGACTCCTCAGCAAGCTCCTTGGCGCGGCGCAACTCCTGCTCAGCAAGCTGCCGGTCAGTGATATCCACAAAGGTACCAATGGTGCCGCCGGGCACTCCATCGGCGCGGGCAAAACCATGCAGCCAGAACAATGTGTGGTGCAGTAGCCCATCCGCATAGGGCAGGTCTACCTCCCTGTGCACCGATCGACCTTCCCTCACAGCGCCAATGGCGTCGCGCTCAAACTGTGCTCTGGCCTCTTGCGGCAGGTAATCCAGATCCATCACCGTTTTACCGATCAATGCATGGCGCGCAACCCCAAAGGCCTGTTCATAGGCTCGGTTGACCCCCACAAAACGCCCGTTGGCGTCTTTATAGAAAAGGGGGATGGGGATGGCATCGATCAGGGCCTGCTGAAAATCCAGCTGACCCGCCACCTGCTCTTCGAGCAGTTTTTGCTCGTGAATGTCCACGTTGACGCCCACTACACGCAGTGGTTTTCCGTCGGCATCGCGGAAGATGCGCGCCGCTTCCAGAAACCAGCGCACTTCGCCATCGGGGCGGACAATGCGCCAGGAGTCACGCAAGTAATCGTCGGCCCCGGCAAGGCAGGCGTCAAAGTACGCTGCGGCGCGTTGGCGATCATCGGGATGCAGGCAGTCCAGCCATCCATCACGGTGCGCTGGCTGTGTGCCTGCGGGCAACCCCATCATCACAGCCATTTTGTCCGTCCACAAAACCTCACCGGTCTGCAGGTTGAGGTCAAAAACCCCGATTTTCCCGGCCTCCTGGGCCAGCTCCAGGCGTTCCTTTGCCTGTGCTATCGCCAGCTCCGCACGGCGCTGTTCGCTGACATCCTCAATCACCCAGATGGATGCCGAGTTAAA
It contains:
- the yjgA gene encoding ribosome biogenesis factor YjgA, which gives rise to MSRKPKKGYFVRGQFVAEGSEMDLQLKAELKGTPDASRTDLKRESDELQDLGKDLLGLRPDLFDAVGLPDKLVDAIAEAKRITNFEGKRRQMQYVGKLMRKLEPALVLAARQALEEQHKGSATEKLQLHLAEQWRDRLIADDNALAPWMAEHPDTDTQQLRALVRQARKDAQPAGKEANVQVSQGLAPRKGRAYRELFQLVREHLGGTGTADASDTDEDNDDE
- a CDS encoding PAS domain S-box protein — encoded protein: MGIVFDKVQERKGPGFRGLLLVAACALLGAWLAVQGAVQWRSADRAAERARVVHQVDETLLSQTMGGAMLGAVSLLGLSEPLLKEMALGHLPPDDPQALARLAVARGRFMVSGVYVIAADGTVVAHETTGDRATGRDLAFRPYFQQAIQGAVSVYAGVGITTQERSLYYAAPLYESDTPSSSIIGAVMFQAGFESVDLLLKRSGLPMVLLSPQGAVFASTRPEWQFAVAPPLTQARIDAIRASGQFGQHFDNGVASALPFAPDAGEVVLNGVVYAVEHRSINWNDPGGPWQLVALDDVSALMTPTQRAQVGAAAFVLVALLGLLLLDLLRSRARVAAAMERFRVLGAALESSPVSVVITGGDGCIDWVNPQYERTTGYTLDEVRGKKPSLVASGQTPPQAYQAMWSKLLSGQSWRGHFVNRRKDGSIYHDEATLSPVFDGRGKRIGIVGLQEDVTERIQAQKELERRERLLNELLEQQTAIFDNAPPIILVCDGQFRQFNPAFVELMGATASQLQGRSVSVLFGGGASDSDVFTTRVTPALAAGEELRETLTLCRLDGSRFEARLAGRGLQVEGFNSASIWVIEDVSEQRRAELAIAQAKERLELAQEAGKIGVFDLNLQTGEVLWTDKMAVMMGLPAGTQPAHRDGWLDCLHPDDRQRAAAYFDACLAGADDYLRDSWRIVRPDGEVRWFLEAARIFRDADGKPLRVVGVNVDIHEQKLLEEQVAGQLDFQQALIDAIPIPLFYKDANGRFVGVNRAYEQAFGVARHALIGKTVMDLDYLPQEARAQFERDAIGAVREGRSVHREVDLPYADGLLHHTLFWLHGFARADGVPGGTIGTFVDITDRQLAEQELRRAKELAEESTALKSNFLANMSHEIRTPMNAIIGMSHLALKSGLSPRQHDYVSKIQQAGQHLLGVINDILDFSKIEAGKLVVERQPFLLDRMLESVSDVVGYKAGTKGLELVCDVAADVPPNLVGDALRLGQILINYANNAIKFTDSGEISIAVRLLHAAGDLVTLRFKVRDTGIGLTDEQKGRLFQSFQQADTSTTRRYGGTGLGLAICKSLAELMGGEVGVESQFGKGSTFWVSVPLERGAPARALLPPPDLRGSRVLVVDDNHTAATVLSDILLAMGFEVDQVHSGLEALDTLRDSMARQRPFGLLLLDWHMPGMDGVELAGHIRSLGMAKVPQMLMVTAYGREDVMRAARAQGIETVLIKPVNASVLFDTLMQPLEHAIDVDRRVPTAAPAPDELSPEIRGASVLLVEDNELNQMVAMELLLDAGFAVDVAENGQIAVDRIERKRYDAVLMDMQMPIMDGETATRILRNNPLNALLPIIAMTANAMDADRQRCFAAGMNDHVAKPIEPRLLWAALGRWIRPRPGLGGALQPPTAPVGPAGAQAPVSPPLKAAVGGTVAHIDLPTVEGLDTGLGLRRALGKPDLYVELLRRFSMGQETVLAELQQALSANNTHLAERLAHTLRSVAANIGAQAVSDRAQALEHALRFRRGNEAVVHLLGDVRAVLQPVLHALHDWSALNTAQQNTMGVSAEDAPVDSDTVAQALEHLRSLLGRDDPAAPEFFQHNGIVLKAALGGAFHLVEMHTLNFDFEKALDAMATVSGP
- the pmbA gene encoding metalloprotease PmbA, translating into MNTPSPRAPKAVRAPSAPHARRAPAPTQASAASSTPDSGFSYSRPFFEELVDRALAHAKKLGATDAGAEASEGCGLSVSVRKGELENVERNRDKSLGVTVYIGHRRGNASTSDFSTKAIEQTVQAAYDIARFTAEDPMAGLPDADDIAPASTHRDLDLFHPWSIDSEAAARLAMACEAAALKTSRRITNSEGAGVSAQQSHFFSAHTRGFRGGYASSRHSFSVSPIASLPGKNAEMQRDAWYSSMRDAAELASPEAVGRYAAQRALSRLGSRKIPTTQCPVLFESTLAAGLLGSFVQAVSGGALYRKSSFLLDSLGKMVFPKHIDILEDPFLLRGKGSSPFDEEGVRVAPRKVVQGGRVQGYFLSSYSARKLGMKTTGNAGGSHNLTMTSRLTQASDDLDAMLKKLGTGLFVTELMGQGTNYVTGDYSRGASGFWVENGRIAFPVHEITIAGNMKTMLKGIEAVGADAYNYGAKTVGSILINRMKVAGS
- the mog gene encoding molybdopterin adenylyltransferase; translation: MSETLHDAVKIGIVSISDRASSGVYEDKGLPALQDWLTRALHNPITFESRLIPDEQDGISATLIELVNAGCSLVLTTGGTGPALRDVTPEATLAVAHKEMPGFGEQMRQISLKFVPTAILSRQVAVVRDQSLIINLPGQPKAIAETLEGLKDAESKQLVPGIFAAVPYCIDLIGGPYLETHDDVCKAFRPKNAVRTAQQ
- the cysE gene encoding serine O-acetyltransferase; its protein translation is MFARLRSDIQCILDRDPAARSTWEVITCYPGLHAIWLHRPAYWCWHNGLKWLGRFISHFARWFTGIEIHPGAKIGERVFFDHAMGVVVGETAEIGDGCTIYQGVTLGGTSLYKGAKRHPTLGKDVVVSAGAKVLGGFEVGDGAKIGSNAVVIKPVPPGATAVGIPARIIPSKAGESADVTEPQQARKFTAYGITQEDDPLSQAMRGLIDNASSQEHQIALLWQAIEKLSANNAQNKDCVPCDAALKEQFEAGKFNELVGK
- a CDS encoding RNA methyltransferase yields the protein MKTRFVLINTSHAGNVGAAARAMKTMGFDDLVLVAPRWPNVLRREETIQRASGALDVLENARIVATLDEALDGMSHLCATAMTPRDFGPPTVEPRAHFEMLLKKERLAQAVAPLQAENAKEGDAAEPAQPSAGNTGVAFLFGSERFGMTNDDVYRCHAALSIPTNPHFGSLNLGAAIQVIAYDWRQALGGFAVQDATPARVQADAAQVAGMLTHWEHALTQIGFLDPAAPKKLMPRLNQLFNRAQLSPEEIHILRGVAKAMIETAQAKR
- a CDS encoding inositol monophosphatase family protein, whose protein sequence is MSSNLHPMLNVAIKAARAAGAIINRAALDVESVRISQKQINDFVTEVDHASEKIIIETLLTAYPGHGILAEESGKEFGAKDSEFVWIIDPLDGTTNFIHGFPVYCVSIALAVKGKVEQAVVYDPTRNDLFTATKGRGAYVNERRIRVSKRTQLKDCLISTGFPFRPGDNFKSYLNMMSDVIQRTAGLRRPGAAALDLAYVAAGFTDGFFETGLSIWDVAAGSLLVTEAGGLVGNFTGEADFLEQRECLAGNPRIYGQLVPILGKYSKFASAGDKAAVRQAEAADAPAGDPAADADAPAATADAAKGEDAPL
- a CDS encoding two-component system response regulator, producing MDNAPFASSPATLVDKPIATVLVVDDTPENLTLMGSLLREHFVVKVANHGEKALKIAQSDTPPDLILLDIMMPQMDGYEVCRRLKASAATRDIPVIFLTARSDTDDERNGLALGAVDYITKPISPPILLARVNTHLALKATADFLRDKSAYLEREVALRTLEVQAIQDVTIMAMTSLAETRDNETGNHIRRTQLYVKTLAERLRHHPRFEQVLNDRMIELLYKSAPLHDIGKIGIPDRILLKPGKLTVEEFEVMKTHTTLGRNAIDEAERRLGMRVAFLSVSKEIAYSHQEKWDGSGYPQGLQGDAIPVSARLMAVADVYDALISKRVYKPAFSHDQAAGTIVRGKGTHFDPDMVDAFVDIAEDFRSIAQKYPDPG